The Rufibacter sp. DG15C region GAAGATGAGTAGGTAGTTGTGCGTACTGGCAATGAACAAGTGCTCTGTGAAGTCATCTTGCTTGCTGGTCGCCGCGCCTCTTGACCCAACCCCGCCTCTGCTCTGGCTACGGTATTCCGTTAGAGCGGTACGCTTAATATAGCCTTCATGCGAAATGGTGATTACCATGTTCTCATCCGGGATCATGTCCTCAAGAGAGATGTCACTAGATACCATTTCAATGGCCGTGCGGCGCTCATCCCCGTAACGCTCTCTGATCTCGTTGAGCTCGTCTTTGATGATCTGCATGCGCAAGCCTTCATCTGCTAGCACGGAGGTTAAGTAGTCAATTAACTCCTTAATCTCCTGGTACTCTTTCATGATCTTGTCACGCTCCAGACCAGTCAAACGCTGCAGGCGCATGTCTAGAATAGCACGGGCCTGAATGTCTGACAAGGCAAAGCGCTCTATCAAACCGGCACGAGCAATCTCAGGGTCTCTAGAGCTTCTGATGAGGTTGATGACCTCATCCAAGTTGTCTAAAGCAATTAATAAACCTTCTAGGATGTGGGCGCGCTTGCGGGCCTCCTCCAGTTCATATTCGGTTCTTCTGATCACTACCTCATGACGGTGCTCCACAAAGTGAACAATCAGGTCTTTAAGGTTAAGCGTCATGGGTCTTCCGCCTACCAAGGCCACATTGTTCACACCAAAAGAGGATTGCAACTGGGTGTACTTGAAGAGGTTGTTTAAGACCACATTGGGAATAGCGTCTCTCTTAAGGTCATACACAATGCGCAGACCGTCACGGTCAGACTCATCACGAAGGTCAGAGATGCCTTCAATTTTCTTATCATTGATGAGCGCTGCCGTCTTCTCAATCATAGACGCCTTGTTGACCATGTACGGAATCTCCGTCACCACAATCTGCTCCTTGCCCGTCTTGGTGGTTTCAAAGTTGGCTTTAGCGCGTACAATGACACGTCCACGGCCGGTTTCAAAAGCATTTTTAACGCCGTCATAGCCGTAGATGATGCCACCCGTCGGGAAGTCTGGGGCCGTCACGTATTTCATCAAGTCCGCGATGGTAATGTCACGGTCGTCAATGTAGGCCATGATGCCATTGATCACCTCTGTGAGGTTGTGCGGGGCCATGTTGGTGGCCATCCCCACAGCAATACCAGAAGTCCCGTTCACCAAGAGGTTTGGGAATTTGGCTGGCATCACGCTAGGCTCTTTCAGGGAGTCGTCAAAGTTGGGAACAAAGTTGACGGTATTCTTTTCAAGGTCAGCGAGCAACTCATCGGCTATCCTTTTCAGGCGCGCCTCTGTGTAACGCATGGCAGCGGGTGAGTCACCATCAATAGAACCGAAGTTACCTTGACCGTCTACCAAAGGATAGCGCAAAGACCAAGGCTGGGCCATACGCACCATGGTGTCATATACAGAGGTATCTCCGTGCGGGTGGTACTTACCCAAAACCTCCCCAACAATCCTCGCTGATTTCTTATATGCTTTGTTATAGGAGACCCCTAGTTCAGACATTCCATAGAGCACCCGGCGGTGGACTGGCTTAAGGCCATCTCTTACATCTGGAAGTGCCCTGGAAATGATAACGGACATTGAATAATCAATATACGCACCGCGCATTTCGTCTTCAATGTTGATAGGGATAATCCGCTCGTTTTCTGCCATTTTACTTCAATAGAGCTTAAAAAATGCTGTTTTTATAAGCTTGCAATTTACTAAAAAAGATAGTGAAAAGCTAATCTTTGCTTTTCTTCTTAGACTTCTTTTTAGTCATCTCTTTCTGCACTTGTTTGGAGGGTTGGTCTAGTTTTTCTCCTATTCTGGGATTCTGTTTTTTGTACCAAGGCATGCCCCTGAATTCTTGCTCTCCATGGCGGTGAACCATACGTGTCTGGCAAGAGTTGATAGGACAAGAAGGCTTGCAAGAAGATAATCCAAGTACTGCAATTGTGCTTGTAAAAAATAAGCCTTTAAAAATGGCCTTTATTGAAATTTTTGGTGTGGTATTCATGGTACTGCTGTTAGAAACAATATATTTACTCTGGCGCTTAGCCAAATGAAAGGTACAAGTTACCCATTCAATTCTTTAGAAGTATCTAAATCAACTTATAAACGTCTTTTACCAATGTATTCATCTTTTAACAAGCTTTTTTTTAGTACCAGTGCACTGCTGCTGTTGGGCACTTCCAGCTTCGCGCAAAACACCTTGTCAGGGTTAACTGCTCAAAATAACGTGAATGCCGCTGCCGGTGGAAGCATGTTTCAAACCTTTGATAACAGGTATGAAGGAGTGCGCGGCAATCCTTATTTTGTAGATGCTTGGCTTCCTGGGAGCATTACTATTAAGAAAAACAACGTAGGGTCTACAGAAGAATTCAAGAATTTAAAAGTAAAATATGATGTACATGGTAATCAAGTAGCTGCTGTTGTACCTGAAACCAAAGACACTATCTTGATCAATGCTAACATCATTTCTTCCTTTAAAGTAGAAATGCCTCCTCATGCAGCTCCTATTGAATTTAGAACATTGCCTGGTGCGCGTACTGCAGATCCTAAGCTCACTGATATTTTTTTTGCTGTATTGTACGATGGTAAAACGAAGCTAGTGAAAAGCGTTTCTAAACAATTTATAAAAGCTAATTTTAAAGGTGGGTACAGTGCGGGTAATGCATATGATGAGTTGGTAGATCAGTCACAATATTATCTGGTAGCTGGAAATGGTCTGGTAAAAACTAAACTTACTAAGAAAGCTCTTTTAGAGGCATTGCCTGCTCAACAGGAAAAATTGAAAGGATTTATCGCTTCTCAAAAACTACTTATGAATACAGAAGCTGATTTTATTAAAGTATTAGCTTACACTGAGACTCTTTAAATACAAGATTTTTTAAATTAAAACAGAAAGGGTGGCCAAACGGCCACCCTTTCTGTTTTTGGCCTGATTCTCAGAAAATAGGCTAAAAACGAGTACTAATGACTCCTCCTTTTCTGCTGTCAATTTCTAAGAGCATGGTGGGGCTGGTGGATTTGACTACCCACCTGATTTGCAAAGGAGAAACTGTTGGAATGTTAGGGACTTCAATCCTACTTAGGTTGTTTGATTTTTCTCCTGCTATGGGTGCACCATCCACCAATAGGGAACTTGCCAACACGATCGCTTCTTTTAAGGTGATGTAATCCGCTCTCTCCAACCTTTGTGTTAAATCCTCAGGAGTATGAGTAGGTAATAAACCAGCGTTTTGGATGGTAGCTGTTACCTCTGTAAGGCCATCATTCAACAAGCGGCGCTCTATGTTTTGGATAACTAGTTGTGGCAACTGCGAGGCATTTTCTATAGTCTGCAGTGCAAATCTCTCCAAATCCCTAATTAACCAATCTCCTTCAGGTATAAAGGATGGTGAGATTTGTAAACCTCCAATTTCAATTGGGCCATACGTTGGATGTTCAAATGGAGCCCATGCAGAATAAAGAGAATGATTTTTAACTTTAATGGAGTCATCCTCTGCCTTGACAATATCACTCACTTCATCAAGCGATTCTTGGTTAAAATTCATTAGATGAACAGTGAAAGTATTCAAGCCTCTAGAATACTTCATCCAATTCCATTTTTTAGTTTGATATACTTTATTGAGTAGCTCCTCTTTATCCACCTGGTTTAAGGTCTCAACATCATTTACTCCTTCTTGCTTTTTACTAGAGTTAAGTAAATCTAAATCACGTTGGTAGTAATTGAGTTGAACTGCTGCAATGTTAGGGTGCTTAAGAATAAAGTCTTTAATAGCCCTATTCTCTGGAATGGAGAAGGGATAAGTGCTTGAAGATTCAGTTTGTGCGTAATTAGGGTGCCACTTCCAAGACCAATCCTGGTCAATAGCTTGGTACCCAAAAGGGTCTTCATTTACCAACCCATCCTTGTCATTGTCAAAGCCTTCATAACCCAACCATTCATATTGTGCTTCTGTGGA contains the following coding sequences:
- the gyrA gene encoding DNA gyrase subunit A, with product MAENERIIPINIEDEMRGAYIDYSMSVIISRALPDVRDGLKPVHRRVLYGMSELGVSYNKAYKKSARIVGEVLGKYHPHGDTSVYDTMVRMAQPWSLRYPLVDGQGNFGSIDGDSPAAMRYTEARLKRIADELLADLEKNTVNFVPNFDDSLKEPSVMPAKFPNLLVNGTSGIAVGMATNMAPHNLTEVINGIMAYIDDRDITIADLMKYVTAPDFPTGGIIYGYDGVKNAFETGRGRVIVRAKANFETTKTGKEQIVVTEIPYMVNKASMIEKTAALINDKKIEGISDLRDESDRDGLRIVYDLKRDAIPNVVLNNLFKYTQLQSSFGVNNVALVGGRPMTLNLKDLIVHFVEHRHEVVIRRTEYELEEARKRAHILEGLLIALDNLDEVINLIRSSRDPEIARAGLIERFALSDIQARAILDMRLQRLTGLERDKIMKEYQEIKELIDYLTSVLADEGLRMQIIKDELNEIRERYGDERRTAIEMVSSDISLEDMIPDENMVITISHEGYIKRTALTEYRSQSRGGVGSRGAATSKQDDFTEHLFIASTHNYLLIFTESGRVFWVKVYEVPEGGKTTKGRAIQNLISIEKDDKVRAVINIAGLKNPDYVLNNYLVFCTEQGTIKKTPLEAYSRPRATGINAITINEGDRLLDVQLTNGANDIIIALRSGRAVRFPEDKVRVMGRTAAGVRGITLAGPDDKVVGMVCVHNLETNLLVVSEKGFGKRSLLEEYRITNRGGKGVKTLNVTEKTGHLVSIKGVVDSDDLMIINKSGITIRLRVADLRVIGRVSQGVRLLKINEGDEISSVAKIEVEDKEEAILNESELTAGEALNPEDLTDPEMLSEN
- a CDS encoding M14 family metallopeptidase, translated to MEKLRTILSLGFAAIFIATHPVVGQDKAIKITSGTEAASSEETLEFTWDRTLGYDEITAQCRKLVQAYPDLVQMESIGETATGKRIWALTISNFTSGNAHEKPGYLVEGNTLHDPSIGSDHALYLAWHLLKNHETNQTIGKLLEHKVIYIIPATFPDTKTKRISESSKVYSPTLDNDKDGRMQEDGPDDLTNDGLISLMRRKSLKGPYVEDKANPFKMVLASTSTEAQYEWLGYEGFDNDKDGLVNEDPFGYQAIDQDWSWKWHPNYAQTESSSTYPFSIPENRAIKDFILKHPNIAAVQLNYYQRDLDLLNSSKKQEGVNDVETLNQVDKEELLNKVYQTKKWNWMKYSRGLNTFTVHLMNFNQESLDEVSDIVKAEDDSIKVKNHSLYSAWAPFEHPTYGPIEIGGLQISPSFIPEGDWLIRDLERFALQTIENASQLPQLVIQNIERRLLNDGLTEVTATIQNAGLLPTHTPEDLTQRLERADYITLKEAIVLASSLLVDGAPIAGEKSNNLSRIEVPNIPTVSPLQIRWVVKSTSPTMLLEIDSRKGGVISTRF